CTAGATTTGATTATGTCAATGGTGATGACCATTTTCATCTTATTCTCTCTCTATTCTTTTCGccttaaaaaagtaatttaggGTTTGTGCTAATAGGTTGGTGTATCATtagtatatttaattaattaattacctcATATATACACATCTctaattatatatcaattaaatccttcttttatttattttttttcaaatcaaaccaCCAgacttttgttttaaatatctCATACACTGACAATCTAAATATCCTAATTAAAGTCTCCataattgtctttttttaaataaaaaaaaactacgtgAAATAAACCCGAATATATATACGAGTTTGCCCACTgtttatgtatttgttttgtatctTATGAGGAATCCAGGCTGCATAGGCATGATtgcaattaatttatatatagggAGGCTCTCGATTATTCAAGCTTATACTTACAACTATATATATCTATGAAgctgtcatttatttttttggatggaGCTATAAAAAGTCATCAAGAggctaaaaataaagaataaggGTACATGTAAGAGAgcattattacattaatttgaTAAGGTCTCTCGGCAGCTTCGTGAGCTTCATGATGGATACCGGGTATAtagataatattatatatacattttaattaattttgataaacaaatttaattctcaCTTACGtactaattaaaatattaatttgtggCCGACACAAGAGAAGTTTGACCTTATTATATCTATCACCATCGCAAAAGTCATCATACATGAAATAGAGCACGAAACAAGCAGCTATCGATctcattgaatttgaaaaataaatattgaaaaccATTCAAGAAAATTTAAGATACAGCACAATTAGCTGGTATTATCTTATTTTCAGCAGCTTAATCTCCGGTCAGCTCTTGAACGCTTCTCTAGTTCTTTTAGAGAGAATGAATGTGGGCTAAAATGACCTGGGCCTACAAAGTTCTTTCTTGGAATACAGGCCATACATTTCTTAAGGCCTTACATCTTGAGCTCAAAAAAGGGCTCGTGTAGTTCCCATGCTTTCTCTAAGTAGAAAAAGCCCAATACCCTAGAGAGTGTAGACAATATGCACTTTTATGAGGAAGCTGGTATTTTGTGTCGGAGAGGCCATGatcttgtaatatttttattacctTAAATTAAATCTGAACACattcacgaaaaaaaaaaaaaacaatctttctgACTTGCTCCAATCAAGTAATAATATAagtaaattaacttattttatacTTTCAGTGAGTTAAAATGTACAGAAAGAATCcaattaaattagaaaagaaatatacTGACAAATACCACAGCATCACGATCAAAGGTCAGAAGTAAATGGGACCTTGGTGGCTGGCAGCCATGACTGGCCAGCAATGAGGCTTCTAACAGTGAAACCCGAGGCCACAGATGGGCTTGTTATAACATGAAATCCTTTCCAAGCAACCCTCCTTCTTGTTGAAGAGCCAGGCCCAAAGTTTTTATACTCTCCATAGTACAAGGTGTCCTGAGCAAAGTCACTGTTTAGCCATGGTGACCAGCCTGCTGGATTAATAAAACCATCAATGTAAGTTTGAAGAATGACTGTCCTAGAATACCGCATCCATGGCCTCCCCAGGTATGTTTCAAATACACCAGCCACCGGCTTCAAGTCCGGTGCCGGTAGAATTTGTGAATTATGGATAGAAATTCCGGTGTTTTGGAAAGGATCATTGCGGCCTTGCGCTGTGATCATATTTGCTTGACCCTTCAAAGGCCTCCTCACAAGAATAATAGAGTTTTGGAACACAACTGCTGCATTACCAAAAATGAAATCTATGGTGCCATAGATGTAGCATTCTCTGTAGAATTGCCGTTGAGAGTGGACAAAAAGGGTGTCTTGATATCCTTGAAAGGAACATCGATAGAAGACTGAGAGATCTGAGGCTGATCGGAGTGCAACGGCTTGGCCCTTCCGTGGACCTGCAGTGTTGCTGAAGGTAATGCCACGAGCCACAAAGCGGAGGCCATCAATACCTGCAAATAAATTACTAGGTAAAGTACGCATATAATTTCTTTCAGCTTACTGGACAAGTAAAGGGAACACAAATTAAAGTACTGGAAAATTTTGATCAtatgataattattatcacGTGCAACatcatttcaaacaaaaataatcttcAAAACTATAGAAAATTGCATGTGTTCTACGCTTTGCTCGCAggatatttatagaaaaaaataatttagtaattttttgtGACTTTTGATTTCATTCCTTTCGAATCATAATCCAGAGATCTTTGATCAAGGATATTtctatttctgattttttttttttaactcgtcatcctttttttttatttctatttttgtgctgacatattttaattaaatataacaaTTCAACAATCGCTCTAAAGCTGAGGAAAGATTCgcaatttaaatattgtatagagaaaaaaaaaagaagaataaaaatcatggaatattatttgagaatcaAGACATCTATTGTTAAAATACTCTTTACGTCTAATTATCATAGcccttttttattatgaaatcgTAACTTTTAAGTGAAGtgatcaaaacattaaaagaactTAAATGGACAATTCAACAATTACGTATTTAATTATTAACCtcattcttcttattttttctaaccaAAAGAAACTTCATCTTCTACCTTTCTATTCATCTCAAATTCAATAAGAAATTAATCGTCGTAAATATATTCGATTAACTAATTCCATATTATTGACAAACATGCATCCAATTAGAAGGATAGCAAATATAGCAATGATAATGGATGTTTCGAAGATGGAAAGATTGATTTTCTTACCAGCAGTTGCAGAACTATAAGTTGTATAGCCACCTCCAACACTCCGGCTGCTTGTGATTATAGTATTTCTCACGCCATCACCAACCAGCCaaatattgttattgttaacTCCAACCTCAATATTTTCCCTATAAACTCCTCTTTTCACGTGTATAATCAGTCTAGTTTTGTACCTCCTTTTTGAGGCTGCATTAATTGCTGCCTGAATAGACCTGAATCTTCCCGAACCATCTTTTGCCACGACGAGAGTTGCCATTGCTGTTATTGATGCAGATTGCAACAACCGTCTGCTGTGCCTGGAGAACCAGCTTGGAAACTCCTGTGTACTGTTGTCTTCAAGCAAAACCCCATTGATTGCCAGAGTGTTGCTAATGAGCTCCGATAGGTTTTTCGACATGGCTGGCATGGTGAAATCCGACACATTAAGGTCTAAAGACCCGGTTCTGCATGTTTGAATGTTGGTTAGTGCTGTACTTAGCCATGTTTGTGCATCAACATCTGTGCATCGAAGCCTCTTCTTCCCTATCCCTATTAGGGTACGGTTAAGTTGAAGAATGGTATTAGAATGAAGTTTTAAACAATCAGCCCATACAGCTCTTTGGTGCTGGTGCTCGCAGTTCTGCCCGAGTCGCGAGACCTGCCTTTGTGCAATAAGGGCTTTCTCAAGGGCTAATTGGACCGACATTAACCGGAACTTGGACCTATGTTTGAGTGAAAAATGGTGGCGGCTATGGCTCATGAAGTACTTGCATGTTGAAGGGTGTGGTGTCTGGTTGCACCACCACGTTATGTTGGATTTGGTGCTCTTTGACGCTGCGAATGAGAAGATTGAAGAGAAGACTATCAATGTTGCCAATAGCCTAACCTTGGTTGCCATGGTTTCCGATTTGGACCTTGAAGTTCTTAAGGGTCATAATAACATGCAAGCAAAGTGTTTCTTGATATAgtagagagaagaaaaaggcTGATTTGATGGACTAATAAATTGTTTGGAAGGCGGAGAGTACTATGCCATTTATAAGTGCAAACGCAGGAATATGACTCTACAATCCATGCTGTCTTTACTTGTGTAGTGCACAATTGAAAATGACATACCAAGTCAAGCAATGCCCAATAGGAATTAATAATTctctttatttaatatatagtgGATCTCCTTttcaatatttgaaattatttttcattaatttatatattgatgTCGTTTGTAAGAAAAACTTGCTTCCCATCATGTTCATAGGGCAAAAATGCACAGGATTGCTCGCCTTTCTGGTTTATATTAGTGATGAAATGCACAGGCTAATTAGCCGGCAAATTAATCACATTAAAGTTCCCGGCCGGCCATCATTACGAAGAGAAGACATGCTATGCTTGCAAGAGAAAACGTATCCCCTGAAGTTTCCTTGAACTATACATGTATCAACTCATAAATTTACTTCGACTTGCTTAACCGTGTAAGCTTTGACATAAATTCTcataattaataatgttttaaagcaAAACTCAAGAGCTCATCACATTTGTCATTTTGTCAACTGCTTTAGCAGGTTCTCCATTTATCAAGCTATGAATCATATCTGTCAACAGTATTTTATGTGGATTAgcggaaaaagaagaaacattaTCCGTACACATGATTGTTCTGAAGAAATAAACATTATTCTTCgttctttatttgtatttatttattgtactTCTTCTCAAGTACAGATGAAGTAACACTTCCTTTGAAGgaataaataaagattttcaACT
The sequence above is drawn from the Populus alba chromosome 15, ASM523922v2, whole genome shotgun sequence genome and encodes:
- the LOC118056325 gene encoding probable pectinesterase/pectinesterase inhibitor 33 encodes the protein MATKVRLLATLIVFSSIFSFAASKSTKSNITWWCNQTPHPSTCKYFMSHSRHHFSLKHRSKFRLMSVQLALEKALIAQRQVSRLGQNCEHQHQRAVWADCLKLHSNTILQLNRTLIGIGKKRLRCTDVDAQTWLSTALTNIQTCRTGSLDLNVSDFTMPAMSKNLSELISNTLAINGVLLEDNSTQEFPSWFSRHSRRLLQSASITAMATLVVAKDGSGRFRSIQAAINAASKRRYKTRLIIHVKRGVYRENIEVGVNNNNIWLVGDGVRNTIITSSRSVGGGYTTYSSATAGIDGLRFVARGITFSNTAGPRKGQAVALRSASDLSVFYRCSFQGYQDTLFVHSQRQFYRECYIYGTIDFIFGNAAVVFQNSIILVRRPLKGQANMITAQGRNDPFQNTGISIHNSQILPAPDLKPVAGVFETYLGRPWMRYSRTVILQTYIDGFINPAGWSPWLNSDFAQDTLYYGEYKNFGPGSSTRRRVAWKGFHVITSPSVASGFTVRSLIAGQSWLPATKVPFTSDL